The Pseudomonas allokribbensis genome has a window encoding:
- a CDS encoding GNAT family N-acetyltransferase: MTYTIRDALHADLPAIRDIYNDAVLNTTAIWNESPVDLGNRQAWFSARQAQGYPILVIVDADNTTLGYASFGDWRPFDGFRHTVEHSVYVRSDQRGNGLGPQLMTALIERAKTCGKHVMVAAIESGNAASIRLHERAGFISTGQMPQVGTKFGRWLDLTFMQLTLNPGAEPPLANKE; encoded by the coding sequence ATGACTTACACCATTCGCGATGCCCTGCATGCCGACCTGCCGGCGATCCGCGACATCTACAACGACGCCGTGCTCAACACCACGGCGATCTGGAACGAATCCCCGGTCGACCTCGGCAACCGTCAGGCGTGGTTCAGCGCGCGCCAGGCCCAAGGCTATCCGATCCTGGTGATCGTCGACGCCGACAACACCACCCTCGGCTACGCTTCGTTCGGTGACTGGCGGCCGTTCGACGGTTTCCGTCACACGGTCGAGCACTCGGTCTACGTGCGCAGCGACCAGCGCGGCAACGGCCTCGGCCCGCAGTTGATGACCGCGCTGATCGAACGTGCGAAAACCTGCGGCAAGCACGTCATGGTCGCCGCCATCGAAAGCGGCAACGCCGCGTCGATCCGCCTGCACGAACGCGCCGGGTTCATCAGCACCGGGCAGATGCCGCAGGTCGGCACCAAGTTCGGCCGCTGGCTCGACCTGACGTTCATGCAACTGACCCTCAACCCTGGCGCGGAGCCGCCGCTCGCCAACAAGGAGTGA
- the ureA gene encoding urease subunit gamma, whose translation MDLTPREKDKLLIFTAGLVAERRLARGVKLNYPEAMAFISAALLEGARDGQTVAELMHYGTTLLTRDQVMEGIPEMIPEIQVEATFPDGTKLVTVHQPIV comes from the coding sequence ATGGACCTGACCCCACGCGAAAAAGACAAGCTGCTGATCTTCACCGCCGGCCTCGTTGCCGAGCGGCGACTGGCCCGTGGCGTGAAGCTCAACTACCCGGAAGCCATGGCTTTCATCTCGGCGGCGCTGCTCGAGGGCGCCCGTGACGGCCAGACCGTGGCCGAGCTGATGCATTACGGCACCACCCTGCTGACCCGCGATCAGGTGATGGAAGGCATCCCGGAAATGATCCCGGAGATCCAGGTCGAAGCGACGTTCCCCGACGGCACCAAACTGGTCACCGTTCACCAACCGATCGTCTGA
- a CDS encoding urease accessory protein UreD yields the protein MNLPLATALFTPSWHAELELAYARFGDCTRPTRRRHLGPLRVQKHLYAEGPEVCQHIIVHPPGGIAGGDRLDISARVEQGAWAQITSPGAAKWYRAAGPAYQSLDLHVAAGATLEWLPQETIVYSAAQAELTTSIDLEGDARLFYWDVVALGRPASGERFDLGHFQAHLDIRRDGRLLWHERQRIVGDDGLLDSPIGLDGNPVFATLLVTGEIDAELLERCRSLGHEVRGDLTQLPGLLVARCLASEALLARAWLIELWRLLRPALLGREALPPRIWNT from the coding sequence ATGAACTTACCTTTAGCGACTGCCCTGTTTACCCCGAGCTGGCACGCCGAGCTTGAGCTGGCCTACGCCCGCTTCGGCGATTGCACGCGGCCGACCCGACGCCGACACCTCGGCCCGTTGCGGGTGCAAAAGCATCTGTATGCCGAAGGGCCCGAGGTCTGCCAGCACATCATCGTCCACCCGCCGGGCGGGATTGCCGGCGGTGACCGGCTCGACATCAGCGCCCGCGTCGAACAGGGCGCCTGGGCACAGATCACCAGCCCCGGCGCGGCCAAGTGGTATCGCGCGGCGGGCCCCGCTTATCAGTCGCTGGACCTGCACGTCGCCGCCGGCGCGACACTGGAATGGCTGCCACAGGAAACCATCGTCTACAGCGCCGCCCAGGCGGAACTCACGACCTCGATCGATCTTGAAGGCGATGCACGACTGTTCTACTGGGACGTGGTGGCCCTCGGGCGCCCGGCCAGTGGTGAGCGTTTCGACCTCGGGCATTTCCAGGCGCATCTGGATATTCGCCGCGATGGCCGGCTGCTGTGGCATGAGCGCCAGCGCATCGTCGGCGATGACGGTTTGCTTGATTCGCCGATCGGACTGGACGGCAATCCGGTTTTTGCGACGTTGCTGGTCACCGGTGAGATTGATGCTGAACTGCTGGAGCGCTGCCGCTCGCTGGGCCATGAAGTGCGCGGGGATCTGACGCAATTGCCCGGACTTTTGGTCGCCCGTTGCCTGGCCAGTGAAGCATTGCTGGCGCGGGCCTGGCTGATCGAACTCTGGCGATTGCTCAGGCCTGCGCTGCTTGGCCGCGAAGCCCTGCCTCCCCGAATCTGGAACACCTGA
- the urtE gene encoding urea ABC transporter ATP-binding subunit UrtE, with translation MLQVDKLHQYYGGSHILRGLSFDVKVGEVTCLLGRNGVGKTTLLKCLMGLLPAKEGAVNWEGKPITAFKPHQRVHAGIAYVPQGREIFGRLTVEENLLMGLSRFPGSEAKEVPAFIYELFPVLLQMKQRRGGDLSGGQQQQLAIGRALASRPRLLILDEPTEGIQPSVIKEIGAVIKKLAARGDMAILLVEQFYDFAAELADQYLVMSRGEIVQQGRGENMEAEGVRGLVTI, from the coding sequence ATGCTGCAAGTCGACAAACTGCATCAGTACTACGGCGGTAGCCACATCCTGCGCGGCCTGAGCTTTGACGTGAAGGTCGGCGAAGTCACCTGCCTGCTCGGCCGTAACGGCGTGGGCAAGACCACGCTGCTCAAATGCCTGATGGGCCTGTTGCCGGCCAAGGAAGGCGCGGTGAACTGGGAAGGCAAACCGATCACCGCGTTCAAGCCGCATCAACGGGTGCACGCCGGGATCGCCTACGTGCCGCAGGGTCGGGAGATCTTCGGCCGGCTGACCGTGGAAGAAAACCTGCTGATGGGCCTGTCGCGCTTCCCCGGCAGCGAAGCCAAAGAGGTTCCCGCGTTCATCTACGAACTGTTCCCGGTGCTGCTGCAAATGAAACAGCGACGCGGCGGCGACCTGTCCGGCGGTCAGCAACAACAACTCGCCATCGGCCGCGCACTGGCCAGCCGTCCACGGCTGCTGATTCTCGACGAACCCACCGAAGGCATTCAGCCGTCGGTGATCAAGGAAATCGGCGCGGTGATCAAAAAGCTCGCCGCCCGAGGCGACATGGCAATCCTGTTGGTGGAGCAGTTCTACGATTTCGCCGCCGAACTGGCCGATCAGTACCTGGTGATGTCCCGGGGCGAGATCGTGCAGCAGGGCCGTGGCGAAAATATGGAAGCCGAAGGTGTGCGCGGGCTGGTGACTATTTGA
- the urtD gene encoding urea ABC transporter ATP-binding protein UrtD has product MRVTASAEFMLEPAFFPVEPNKDEGTSRDSIGLGQRVGPGLDTRHGTILTLEDISVSFDGFRALNALNLYIGVGELRCIIGPNGAGKTTLMDVITGKTRPSHGKAWFGETLDLTQMSEVQIAQAGIGRKFQKPTVFEALSVFENLELAQKTDKSVWASLRAKLSGEQKDRISEVLDTIRLTTSVNRPAGLLSHGQKQFLEIGMLLMQDPQLLLLDEPVAGMTDAETEFTAELFKSLAGKHSLMVVEHDMGFVGSIADHVTVLHQGSVLAEGSLEQVQDNERVIEVYLGR; this is encoded by the coding sequence ATGAGAGTCACGGCGAGCGCTGAATTCATGCTGGAACCGGCCTTTTTCCCGGTGGAGCCCAACAAGGACGAAGGCACCAGCCGCGACTCGATCGGCCTCGGACAACGCGTCGGTCCGGGCCTCGACACCCGTCACGGCACGATCCTGACCCTGGAAGACATCAGCGTCAGCTTCGACGGTTTCCGGGCGCTGAACGCTCTGAACCTGTACATCGGCGTCGGCGAACTGCGCTGCATCATCGGCCCCAACGGCGCGGGCAAGACCACGCTGATGGACGTGATCACCGGCAAGACCCGCCCGAGTCATGGCAAGGCGTGGTTCGGCGAGACCCTCGACCTGACGCAAATGAGCGAAGTACAGATCGCCCAGGCCGGCATCGGTCGCAAGTTCCAGAAACCCACGGTGTTCGAAGCCCTGAGCGTGTTCGAGAACCTGGAACTGGCGCAGAAAACCGACAAGTCGGTGTGGGCCAGCCTGCGGGCAAAATTGAGCGGCGAGCAGAAAGACCGGATCAGCGAAGTGCTCGACACCATTCGCCTGACCACCTCGGTCAATCGCCCGGCGGGGCTGCTGTCCCACGGGCAGAAACAGTTTCTGGAAATCGGCATGTTGCTGATGCAAGACCCGCAATTGCTACTGCTCGACGAACCGGTGGCGGGCATGACCGACGCCGAAACCGAATTCACCGCCGAGCTGTTCAAGTCGCTCGCGGGCAAACATTCGCTGATGGTGGTGGAACACGACATGGGCTTCGTCGGCTCGATTGCCGACCACGTCACCGTGTTGCACCAGGGCAGCGTGCTGGCTGAAGGTTCGCTGGAACAGGTGCAAGACAACGAGCGCGTGATCGAAGTCTATCTCGGGCGCTGA
- the urtC gene encoding urea ABC transporter permease subunit UrtC, with product MNQPLLVTATQKAGPKVSIAVGAVVLALLIALPLLSLLSADSALHVSAYTLTLVGKILCYAIVALALDLVWGYAGLLSLGHGLFFALGGYAMGMYLMRQAAGDGLPAFMTFLSWSELPWYWSGTGNFLWAMCLVVLAPGLLALVFGFFAFRSRIKGVYFSIMTQALTFAGMLLFFRNETGFGGNNGFTNFRTILGFGITEPGTRAVLFLATVLLLVASLFIGWRLARSKFGRVLTALRDAENRLMFCGYDPRGFKLFVWVLSAVLCGLAGALYVPQVGIINPSEMSPTNSIEAAVWVALGGRGTLIGPLLGAGVVNGMKSWFTVAFPEYWLFFLGALFIVVTLYLPKGVIGLLKKRGES from the coding sequence ATGAACCAGCCCCTGCTCGTTACGGCCACACAAAAGGCCGGCCCCAAAGTTTCCATCGCTGTCGGTGCCGTTGTTCTCGCGTTGCTGATCGCCCTGCCGCTGCTGTCGCTGTTGTCGGCGGACAGTGCGCTGCATGTCTCGGCTTACACCCTGACGCTGGTCGGCAAGATTCTCTGCTACGCCATCGTCGCCCTGGCGCTGGATCTGGTCTGGGGCTACGCCGGTCTCTTGTCCCTCGGTCACGGCCTGTTCTTCGCCCTCGGCGGTTATGCGATGGGCATGTACCTGATGCGTCAGGCCGCCGGCGATGGCTTACCGGCGTTCATGACCTTTCTGTCGTGGAGCGAATTGCCGTGGTACTGGAGCGGCACCGGCAACTTCCTCTGGGCGATGTGTCTGGTGGTGCTGGCGCCGGGACTGCTGGCGCTGGTGTTCGGCTTCTTCGCCTTCCGTTCGCGGATCAAGGGCGTGTATTTCTCGATCATGACCCAGGCCCTGACTTTCGCCGGAATGCTGCTGTTTTTCCGCAACGAGACCGGCTTCGGCGGCAACAACGGCTTTACCAATTTCCGCACGATCCTCGGTTTCGGCATCACCGAACCCGGCACCCGCGCGGTGCTGTTTCTGGCGACGGTGTTGCTGCTGGTGGCGAGCCTGTTCATCGGCTGGCGGCTGGCGCGCAGCAAGTTCGGCCGGGTGCTGACCGCCCTGCGTGATGCAGAGAATCGCCTGATGTTCTGCGGCTACGACCCGCGCGGTTTCAAGCTGTTCGTCTGGGTGTTGAGCGCGGTGTTGTGCGGATTGGCCGGCGCGCTGTACGTGCCGCAAGTGGGGATCATCAACCCGAGCGAAATGTCGCCGACCAACTCGATCGAGGCCGCGGTGTGGGTGGCGCTTGGCGGGCGCGGCACCCTGATCGGCCCGCTGCTCGGCGCCGGTGTGGTCAACGGCATGAAGAGCTGGTTCACCGTGGCCTTCCCCGAATACTGGCTGTTCTTCCTCGGCGCGCTGTTCATCGTCGTGACGTTGTACCTGCCCAAAGGCGTGATCGGTCTGCTGAAGAAACGAGGTGAATCATGA
- the urtB gene encoding urea ABC transporter permease subunit UrtB, producing MPTALYRLLLAVALLLPMAAHASDAEDFVAANPTQQAKLLEAWAAQPDPARVELINALQQGELTVDGQPKTLRLNNRLRGLIDTALASHQLLAVDAKTRLTAAQQLQKSAKPAQLKFLDQQLAGEKDESVHAALSLALANLQLVDTDPAVRLAAVRLLGETGDPLARTRLEGLLEPGVEADANVRTAAETSLAQVKRKLLIGELLGQAFSGMSLGSILLLAALGLAITFGLLGVINMAHGEMLMLGAYSTYVVQLMFQRYAPQAIEFYPLIALPVAFFVTAAIGMALERTVIRHLYGRPLETLLATWGISLMLIQLVRLVFGAQNVEVANPAWLSGGIQVLPNLVLPYNRIVIIAFALFVVVLTWLLLNKTRLGLNVRAVTQNRNMAACCGVPTGRVDMLAFGLGSGIAGLGGVALSQIGNVGPDLGQSYIIDSFLVVVLGGVGQLAGSVFAAFGLGIANKILEPQIGAVLGKILILALIILFIQKRPQGLFALKGRVID from the coding sequence ATGCCCACTGCCCTATACCGTTTGCTCCTGGCCGTCGCACTTTTGCTGCCGATGGCCGCCCACGCCAGCGACGCCGAAGACTTCGTCGCCGCCAACCCCACGCAACAGGCAAAACTGCTGGAAGCTTGGGCCGCGCAGCCCGATCCGGCCCGTGTCGAACTGATCAACGCCCTGCAACAAGGCGAACTGACCGTCGACGGCCAACCCAAAACCCTGCGCCTGAACAACCGCCTGCGAGGTCTGATCGACACCGCACTGGCCAGCCACCAATTGCTCGCCGTCGACGCCAAAACCCGTTTGACTGCCGCGCAGCAATTGCAGAAAAGCGCCAAACCGGCGCAGCTGAAATTCCTCGACCAGCAACTGGCTGGCGAAAAAGACGAAAGCGTCCACGCCGCCCTGAGCCTGGCGCTGGCCAACCTGCAACTGGTCGACACCGACCCGGCAGTGCGCCTCGCGGCCGTGCGTCTGCTCGGTGAAACCGGTGACCCGTTGGCCCGCACTCGCCTCGAAGGTTTGCTCGAACCCGGCGTCGAGGCTGACGCCAATGTGCGCACCGCCGCCGAAACCAGCCTCGCCCAGGTCAAGCGCAAACTGCTGATCGGCGAACTGCTCGGCCAGGCCTTCAGCGGCATGTCCCTCGGTTCGATTCTGTTGCTCGCGGCGCTGGGGCTGGCGATCACCTTCGGCCTGCTGGGTGTGATCAACATGGCCCACGGCGAGATGCTGATGCTCGGTGCCTACTCGACCTACGTCGTGCAGTTGATGTTTCAGCGCTACGCACCGCAGGCCATCGAGTTCTATCCATTGATCGCGCTGCCGGTGGCGTTCTTCGTCACCGCCGCCATCGGCATGGCACTGGAGCGCACGGTGATTCGCCATCTCTATGGCCGCCCACTGGAAACCCTGCTCGCCACCTGGGGCATCAGCCTGATGCTGATTCAGCTGGTGCGCCTGGTGTTCGGTGCGCAGAACGTTGAAGTGGCGAACCCGGCATGGTTGTCCGGCGGGATTCAGGTGTTGCCGAATCTGGTGCTGCCATACAACCGCATCGTGATCATCGCCTTCGCATTGTTCGTAGTGGTGCTGACCTGGCTGCTGCTGAACAAGACCCGACTGGGCCTGAACGTGCGAGCGGTCACCCAGAACCGCAACATGGCCGCCTGCTGCGGCGTGCCCACCGGACGCGTCGACATGCTCGCCTTCGGCCTCGGCTCGGGCATCGCCGGGCTCGGTGGTGTGGCGCTGAGCCAGATCGGCAATGTCGGCCCGGACCTCGGCCAGAGCTACATCATCGATTCATTCCTGGTGGTGGTGCTTGGCGGCGTCGGGCAACTGGCCGGCAGCGTGTTCGCAGCGTTCGGCCTGGGCATCGCCAACAAGATTCTCGAGCCGCAGATCGGTGCGGTGCTCGGCAAGATCCTGATCCTCGCGCTGATCATTCTGTTCATCCAGAAACGTCCGCAAGGCCTCTTCGCACTGAAAGGACGGGTGATCGACTGA
- the urtA gene encoding urea ABC transporter substrate-binding protein — protein MKRRSLIKAFTLTASIAAMGMTWTVQAAETIKVGILHSLSGTMAISETSLKDMALMTIDEINAKGGVNGKMLEPVVVDPASNWPLFAEKGRQLLTQDKVAVVFGCWTSVSRKSVLPVFEELNGLLFYPVQYEGEEMSPNVFYTGAAPNQQAIPAVEYLMSEEGGGAKRYFLLGTDYVYPRTTNKILRSFLHSKGVADKDIEEVYTPFGHSDYQTIVANIKKFSAGGKTAVISTVNGDSNVPFYKELANQGLKATDVPVVAFSVGEEELRGIDTKPLVGNLAAWNYFESVENPVNKKFVDDWKAYAKKHNLPGADKAVTNDPMEATYVGIHMWAQAAEKAKSTDVDKVREALGGQTFAAPSGYTLTMDKTNHHLHKPVMIGEIQADGQFNVVWQTEGPIRAQPWSPFIPGNDKKPEYAVKSN, from the coding sequence ATGAAGCGTCGCAGTTTGATCAAGGCTTTCACACTCACGGCATCCATTGCCGCGATGGGCATGACCTGGACGGTACAGGCCGCCGAGACCATCAAGGTCGGGATTCTGCATTCGTTGTCCGGCACCATGGCGATCTCCGAAACATCGCTCAAAGACATGGCGTTGATGACCATCGACGAGATCAACGCCAAGGGCGGGGTGAACGGCAAGATGCTGGAACCGGTGGTGGTCGACCCGGCGTCGAACTGGCCGCTGTTCGCGGAGAAGGGCCGGCAGTTGCTGACTCAGGACAAGGTCGCGGTGGTGTTCGGTTGCTGGACCTCGGTGTCGCGCAAATCGGTGCTGCCGGTGTTCGAAGAACTCAACGGCCTGCTGTTCTACCCGGTGCAATACGAAGGCGAAGAGATGTCGCCGAACGTGTTCTACACCGGCGCCGCGCCGAACCAGCAAGCGATCCCGGCGGTTGAATACCTGATGAGCGAAGAAGGTGGCGGCGCCAAGCGCTACTTCCTGCTCGGCACCGATTACGTCTACCCGCGCACCACCAACAAGATCCTGCGTTCGTTCCTGCATTCCAAAGGCGTAGCGGATAAAGACATCGAAGAGGTCTACACCCCGTTCGGTCATAGCGACTATCAAACCATCGTCGCCAACATCAAAAAATTCTCGGCCGGCGGCAAGACGGCGGTGATCTCCACCGTGAATGGCGACTCCAACGTGCCGTTCTACAAGGAACTGGCCAACCAGGGTCTGAAGGCCACCGACGTACCGGTGGTGGCGTTCTCGGTGGGCGAAGAAGAACTGCGCGGCATCGACACCAAACCGCTGGTGGGCAACCTCGCGGCGTGGAACTACTTCGAGTCGGTGGAGAACCCGGTGAACAAGAAGTTCGTCGATGACTGGAAAGCCTACGCGAAGAAACACAACCTGCCGGGCGCCGACAAAGCCGTGACCAACGACCCGATGGAAGCCACTTACGTCGGCATCCACATGTGGGCGCAGGCGGCGGAGAAAGCCAAGTCCACCGACGTCGACAAGGTCCGCGAAGCCCTCGGCGGCCAGACCTTCGCCGCGCCGTCCGGCTACACCCTGACCATGGACAAGACCAACCACCACCTGCACAAACCGGTGATGATCGGCGAGATCCAGGCCGACGGTCAGTTCAACGTGGTGTGGCAGACCGAGGGACCGATTCGTGCGCAGCCCTGGAGTCCGTTCATTCCGGGCAACGACAAGAAGCCGGAGTATGCGGTGAAGAGCAACTGA
- a CDS encoding FecCD family ABC transporter permease has product MINRRYAWLLIALGAVLLVSCVVSLGFGPARVPVDVVWRILLHKLFGFGVPDWSAGQEHIVWLIRVPRMLLGALVGAGLALIGAVLQAVTRNPLADPHLLGVTSGATLGAVIVVLHVGEIVGLLTLPIAAFIGALLSMFLVLGIANRHGRLDSDRLLLCGVAVSFVMMAIANLLLFMGDHRASSAVMFWMLGGLGLARWELLAVPALSVLLGLILLLGMARPLNALMAGEQTAVTLGLNARAVRLRVFVIASLMTGVLVSISGSIGFVGLMVPHIARRLIGAEHRRLLPVCVLLGSVFLVWVDVAARTLIAPEDLPIGVATAALGGLFFIGLMRRR; this is encoded by the coding sequence ATGATCAATCGTCGTTACGCCTGGCTGCTGATCGCCCTCGGCGCGGTGCTGCTGGTGTCGTGCGTGGTGTCGCTGGGCTTCGGCCCGGCGCGGGTGCCGGTGGACGTGGTATGGCGGATTCTGCTGCACAAGTTGTTCGGTTTCGGCGTGCCCGACTGGAGCGCTGGTCAGGAGCACATCGTCTGGCTGATCCGTGTACCGCGCATGTTGCTCGGTGCACTGGTCGGCGCCGGGCTGGCGTTGATCGGCGCCGTGCTGCAAGCAGTCACGCGAAATCCGCTGGCCGATCCGCACCTGCTCGGCGTTACCTCCGGCGCGACCCTCGGCGCAGTGATCGTGGTGCTGCACGTCGGCGAAATCGTCGGTCTGCTGACCTTGCCGATTGCCGCGTTTATCGGCGCGTTGTTGAGCATGTTTCTGGTACTGGGCATCGCCAACCGTCACGGGCGACTGGACAGTGACCGGTTGCTGTTGTGCGGTGTAGCGGTGTCGTTCGTGATGATGGCGATCGCCAATCTGCTGCTGTTCATGGGCGATCATCGCGCCAGTTCGGCGGTGATGTTCTGGATGCTCGGCGGCCTCGGTCTGGCGCGCTGGGAGTTGTTGGCGGTGCCGGCGCTCAGCGTGTTGCTCGGGCTGATTCTGCTGCTGGGCATGGCCCGGCCATTGAACGCTTTGATGGCTGGCGAACAGACGGCTGTCACCCTTGGCCTGAACGCGCGGGCGGTACGTCTGCGGGTGTTCGTGATTGCTTCACTGATGACCGGGGTACTGGTGTCGATCAGCGGCTCAATCGGGTTTGTCGGGCTGATGGTGCCGCACATTGCGCGGCGCTTGATCGGTGCCGAGCACCGGCGTCTGCTGCCGGTGTGCGTGTTGCTCGGCAGTGTGTTTCTGGTGTGGGTCGATGTCGCGGCGCGGACGCTGATCGCACCGGAAGACTTGCCGATCGGCGTTGCCACCGCAGCGCTCGGCGGGCTGTTTTTCATCGGCCTGATGCGCCGCCGCTGA
- a CDS encoding ABC transporter substrate-binding protein — MTVRSLLCLALLLGTTQAFAEATKYPLTIQSCNREVTFKEAPKHAISHDINMTQMMLALGLKSKMAGYSGVSGWKSVTPEMQSLLDGLPELAAKYPSVETLLNANVDFFFAGWDYGMRVGGDLTPQTLQPLGINVYELTESCAFVMKRPAATLEDTYNDLRNLGKIFDVQDRANALIADMQSQVAAVRKDLPAEKPRVFLYDSGEDRAMTSGRLGMPQALIDASGGRNILDDVDASWTRVNWETVVERNPQVIVIVDYSEITAEQKIEFLLKNKALQSVDAIKNQRFIVIPYVQATPGIDNVLAVETLAKGFHGE, encoded by the coding sequence ATGACTGTGCGCTCCCTGCTTTGCCTCGCTCTGTTGCTGGGCACGACCCAAGCCTTCGCCGAGGCCACGAAGTACCCGCTGACAATCCAGAGCTGCAACCGCGAAGTGACCTTCAAGGAAGCGCCGAAACACGCGATCAGCCACGACATCAACATGACCCAGATGATGCTCGCCCTCGGTCTCAAGTCGAAAATGGCCGGCTACAGCGGCGTCAGTGGCTGGAAGTCGGTGACACCGGAAATGCAGTCGCTGCTCGACGGCCTGCCGGAACTGGCAGCCAAGTACCCGTCGGTGGAAACCCTGCTCAACGCCAACGTCGATTTCTTCTTCGCCGGCTGGGATTACGGCATGCGCGTCGGTGGCGATCTCACCCCGCAGACCCTGCAACCGCTGGGCATCAACGTCTATGAGCTGACCGAATCCTGCGCCTTCGTGATGAAGCGCCCGGCCGCCACGCTGGAAGACACCTACAACGACCTGCGCAACCTCGGCAAAATCTTCGACGTGCAGGATCGCGCCAACGCGCTGATCGCCGACATGCAAAGTCAGGTCGCCGCAGTTCGCAAAGACCTGCCCGCCGAGAAGCCACGGGTGTTCCTGTACGACAGCGGCGAAGACCGCGCCATGACCTCCGGTCGCCTCGGCATGCCGCAAGCGCTGATCGACGCTTCTGGTGGGCGCAACATTCTCGATGACGTCGATGCGAGCTGGACCCGGGTCAACTGGGAGACCGTGGTCGAGCGCAATCCGCAGGTGATCGTGATCGTCGACTACAGCGAAATCACCGCCGAGCAGAAGATTGAATTTCTGCTGAAGAACAAGGCGCTGCAATCGGTGGACGCGATCAAGAACCAGCGTTTCATCGTCATCCCTTACGTGCAGGCCACGCCGGGGATCGACAACGTGCTGGCGGTTGAAACTCTGGCCAAAGGGTTCCACGGCGAATGA
- a CDS encoding ABC transporter ATP-binding protein, with protein MTSLTLTDLRWSPLGHDHCHHQFQLRDASLQVAAGEFVGLIGPNGSGKTSLLRCAYRFSQPEHGEVKLDHHNVWKQSSRWCAQRIAVVLQEFPDAFGLTVEEVVAMGRTPHKGLFDGDTLEDRHLATQALESVGLDGFEDHAFATLSGGEKQRVILARALTQQPQLLILDEPTNHLDPRYQLELLQLVKRLQIGTLASIHDLNLAAAFCDRLYVINHGRIVASGTPQEVLTVELLRDVFGVEALIDSHPLHGYPRITWITRP; from the coding sequence ATGACCTCACTGACCCTCACCGACCTGAGATGGTCCCCCTTGGGCCACGACCACTGCCATCACCAGTTCCAGCTGCGTGACGCCTCGTTGCAAGTGGCCGCCGGTGAGTTTGTCGGGCTGATCGGGCCCAATGGCAGCGGCAAGACCAGCCTGTTGCGCTGTGCCTATCGCTTCAGTCAGCCGGAACACGGCGAGGTCAAACTCGATCACCACAATGTCTGGAAACAATCCTCACGCTGGTGCGCGCAACGCATCGCCGTGGTCTTGCAGGAATTCCCCGACGCCTTCGGCCTGACCGTCGAAGAAGTGGTCGCCATGGGCCGCACACCGCACAAGGGTCTGTTCGATGGCGACACGCTGGAAGACCGTCACCTCGCCACTCAGGCCCTCGAATCCGTGGGGCTCGATGGCTTCGAAGACCACGCGTTCGCCACCCTTTCGGGCGGTGAAAAACAACGCGTAATCCTCGCCCGCGCCCTGACCCAGCAACCGCAACTGCTGATCCTCGACGAGCCGACCAACCACCTCGACCCGCGTTATCAGCTGGAGCTGCTGCAACTGGTCAAGCGCCTGCAGATCGGCACGTTGGCGAGCATCCACGACCTGAACCTCGCCGCCGCGTTCTGCGACCGTTTGTATGTGATCAACCACGGTCGCATCGTCGCCAGCGGCACCCCGCAAGAAGTCCTCACGGTTGAATTGCTGCGCGACGTGTTCGGCGTCGAAGCACTGATCGATTCCCACCCCCTCCACGGCTACCCGCGAATCACCTGGATAACCCGACCATGA